The Triplophysa dalaica isolate WHDGS20190420 chromosome 5, ASM1584641v1, whole genome shotgun sequence genome window below encodes:
- the LOC130420486 gene encoding uncharacterized protein LOC130420486, translating to MMSSAVSGVSEAEVNDVFISSGESVSLSCNDALHQCSSTTWIYNNYTTSSTVEVFTGGINRNNTERSERLSLTSNCSLNIYKTTQHDAGSYICIQYVNGRLHGPYSHVFLHVLHVSSSSSSSSQTEIRANTSVTLSCQLFSYDCDHVFSYYEYQLVWMNQTDVDLQTDSRYQIRSDELCLISLTTTLVNEDDNTELRCVLKHKNDIKTSVTYTVRFTGKTSL from the exons atgatgtcatctgctgtttcaggtgtgagtgaagcagaagtgaatgatgtgttcatcagttctggtgaaagtgtgtctctgtcctgtaatgatgctcttcatcaatgctcctcaactacatggatCTATAATAATTATACAACATCATCTACAGtagaagtgtttactggaggaataaatCGGAATAACACTGAAagatctgagagactgagtctgacatctaactgctctctcaacatctataaaacaacacaacatgatgctGGAAGTTACATCTGCATACAATATGTGAATGGACGTCTACATGGACCTTATTCACATGTTtttctacatgttcttcatg tgtcttcatcatcatcatcatcatcacagactgagataagagcaaacacatctgtcactctctcctgtcagctGTTTTCATATGACTGTGATCATGTGTTCAGTTATTATGAATACcagctggtgtggatgaatcagactgatgttgatctacagacagactccagatatcagattagatcagatgaactctgtctcatctctctgactacaacactcgtgaatgaagacgacaacacagagttgagatgtgtgctcaaacacaagaatgacatcaagacctcagtcacatatactgtcagatttacaggtaagacatcactctga